The following are encoded in a window of Carya illinoinensis cultivar Pawnee chromosome 15, C.illinoinensisPawnee_v1, whole genome shotgun sequence genomic DNA:
- the LOC122296069 gene encoding G-type lectin S-receptor-like serine/threonine-protein kinase LECRK3, producing MVAIYLSLLLITGFSAAIHGQQGNSSISLGSSLSPNTNPYWLSGSGQFAFGFYEKDDGFAIGIWFQKIRQNTVVWTANRDNPPLPRNVTLLLTNDGRLVLEQEQGRKTALTDSLQSASSASSASMLDTGNFVLYDSSSTIIWRTFDSPTDTILPGQPLLMGNDLISSISETNHSRGKFRLVMQGDGNLVQYPSGTPPKGDNAYWNSKTFDAGDNVSLNLDRNGQLFLLNSTGFNIMNLTGQRNPSHNFSLYRLTLDFDGILRLYSRSLNQNDDDWSIEWSPTSNHCDPTGLCGINAYCTLQEQKAVCTCPPGFDFLDQGQHNLGCKRNSSADGCTSKNGETVDTLQELESVEWEDNPYSNLSLNKIECREDCLKDCKCVAALFKDQTCRKQNFPLRFGRERQDNSCITIIKISFGSSNTTQVSRGRKKQQEMGVLIGSSVILAFALVILAITGILIYRYRVWEYKKIKNQWNDGLIEEVTLRSYTYGELEKATNGFTDEVGEGAFGTVFKGVIDNGKTVVAVKRLETVVAESEREFRNEMKAIGRTHHKNLVKLFGYCHDGTNRLLVYEYMSNGSLADFLFKSRRKPSWEEKTGIALNLARGILYLHDECENQIIHCDIKPENILMDEQKCTKIADFGLAKLLMPNQTRTYTGIRGTRGYVAPEWHRNLPITLKADVYSFGIVLLEIVCGRRNVDVELPEEEVVLANWVFDCFEAGELDRLVKDEQVEMNKLERMVRVGLWCIQYEPSFRPTMKRVVLMLEGTVEIPAPPSPTPFSSAM from the coding sequence ATGGTTGCCATatatctttctcttcttttgatTACTGGATTCTCTGCTGCAATTCATGGTCAACAAGGAAATTCCAGTATTAGCCTCGGCTCTTCCCTCTCTCCAAACACCAATCCATATTGGTTATCGGGTTCAGGCCAGTTTGCTTTTGGCTTCTATGAGAAAGATGATGGCTTCGCCATAGGCATCTGGTTTCAAAAGATTCGGCAAAACACAGTCGTATGGACAGCTAACCGGGACAACCCGCCGCTTCCAAGAAATGTCACATTGCTTCTGACAAATGATGGCAGGCTTGTCTTGGAACAAGAACAAGGCCGAAAGACTGCTCTAACTGATTCTCTGCAGTCCGCTTCCTCTGCTTCCTCTGCTTCCATGCTCGATACTGGAAACTTTGTCCTCTACGATTCAAGTTCAACCATCATATGGCGGACTTTTGATAGTCCAACAGACACTATTTTACCTGGTCAACCTCTCTTGATGGGGAACGACCTTATCTCCAGCATCTCTGAGACAAATCATTCAAGGGGAAAGTTTCGACTCGTAATGCAGGGGGATGGGAACCTAGTGCAATACCCGTCAGGCACTCCACCTAAAGGTGACAATGCTTACTGGAACTCAAAAACATTCGACGCTGGAGATAATGTCTCTCTAAATCTTGATCGTAATGGTCAGCTTTTCCTACTTAATTCTACCGGCTTCAATATCATGAATTTAACCGGCCAAAGAAACCCCtctcataatttttctttatatcgtTTAACATTGGATTTTGACGGAATATTGCGGTTATATTCTCGTAGCTTGAATcaaaatgatgatgattggtcAATTGAGTGGTCACCTACAAGCAATCATTGTGATCCTACTGGTCTCTGTGGCATAAATGCTTATTGTACTCTACAGGAACAGAAAGCAGTATGCACATGCCCTCCTGGTTTTGATTTCTTAGACCAAGGACAACATAATTTGGGCTGCAAGAGAAATTCCAGCGCAGATGGTTGCACAAGCAAGAATGGAGAAACAGTTGATACTCTTCAGGAATTGGAAAGTGTTGAATGGGAAGACAACCCCTATTCTAATTTGTCACTGAACAAAATTGAATGTAGAGAAGACTGCTTGAAAGACTGCAAATGTGTAGCTGCGCTATTCAAAGATCAGACGTGCAGAAAACAGAATTTTCCGCTAAGATTCGGGAGAGAACGACAAGATAATTCCTGTATCACCATAATCAAGATTAGTTTTGGGAGTTCTAACACAACACAGGTAAGTAGGGGAAGAAAGAAACAACAGGAAATGGGCGTCTTAATCGGCAGTTCTGTGATTTTGGCTTTTGCACTTGTAATTCTAGCAATTACTGGTATTCTCATTTACAGATATCGTGTTTGGGAATATAAAAAGATCAAAAATCAGTGGAATGATGGGTTAATTGAAGAAGTCACTCTACGGTCATATACGTATGGGGAGCTTGAAAAGGCAACTAATGGCTTCACAGATGAGGTCGGTGAAGGAGCTTTTGGAACAGTTTTTAAAGGTGTCATAGACAATGGCAAGACTGTCGTGGCTGTGAAGAGACTAGAGACAGTGGTTGCTGAAAGTGAGAGAGAATTTCGTAATGAGATGAAAGCAATTGGGAGAACTCATCATAAAAATCTGGTCAAGTTGTTTGGCTACTGTCATGATGGAACAAATCGACTCTTAGTCTACGAGTACATGAGCAATGGTTCTTTAGCAGATTTCCTCTTCAAATCTAGAAGAAAGCCGAGTTGGGAGGAAAAAACTGGAATAGCTTTGAATTTAGCTCGAGGCATTCTCTATCTGCATGACGAGTGTGAGAACCAGATCATCCACTGCGACATCAAACCTGAAAACATACTCATGGATGAGCAGAAGTGTACAAAAATTGCAGATTTTGGTTTGGCCAAGCTGCTGATGCCTAACCAAACCAGGACATACACTGGGATCCGTGGAACAAGGGGATATGTTGCACCTGAATGGCACAGAAACTTGCCCATAACTTTAAAGGCAGATGTCTATAGCTTTGGGATTGTGTTGTTGGAGATCGTATGTGGTAGAAGGAATGTGGATGTTGAACTTCCAGAGGAGGAAGTGGTTCTTGCAAATTGGGTCTTTGATTGTTTTGAAGCTGGTGAATTGGATAGGCTAGTGAAGGATGAACAAGTGGAAATGAACAAGCTAGAGAGAATGGTTAGGGTGGGACTTTGGTGCATCCAGTACGAACCATCATTTCGCCCTACAATGAAAAGGGTGGTACTGATGTTGGAAGGGACAGTAGAGATACCAGCCCCTCCTAGTCCTACCCCATTTTCAAGTGCCATGTAA
- the LOC122296068 gene encoding RNA-binding protein 2-like: MADGYWNLRQQQQQQQQQQQQQQLLPSANLLKRPRSDYDLAPSALPSGHEMHNYLVRDDDHGGPRAVKDTKTIGSAYDRYLQSAQLSSFTPGEASTLRGAGMGRVSGVGMPGLPIADPSVLGRPGAVGPDLAPNGRNVTVSGQPSLDATRPGRETQPLPPDASNTLYVEGLPSDSTKREVAHIFRPFVGYKEVRLVSKESKHRGGDPLILCFVDFANAACAATAMSALQGYKMDDDDPESNYLRLQFSRFPGPRTGSGSRGKR; the protein is encoded by the exons ATGGCGGATGGGTACTGGAATCTGCGGCAGCAAcagcaacagcagcagcagcagcagcagcagcagcagcttcTCCCTTCTGCCAACTTACTTAAACGACCTCGTTCTGATTACG ATCTTGCGCCTTCTGCGCTTCCTTCAGGTCATGAGATGCATAACTATCTAGTACGAGATGATGATCATGGTGGTCCACGGGCAGTAAAGGACACAAAAACAATAGGATCAGCTTACGATCGCTATCTCCAGAGTGCA CAACTTTCTTCTTTTACTCCTGGAGAAGCCAGTACTCTTCGTGGAGCGGGGATGGGAAGGGTCTCTGGTGTTGGAATGCCTGGTCTTCCAATAGCTGATCCTTCTGTGTTGGGTCGTCCTGGGGCTGTTGGTCCTGATTTAGCACCAAATGGTCGAAATGTTACCGTTAGTGGTCAGCCTTCCCTTGATGCAACTAGGCCTGGACGTGAAACACAGCCTCTGCCTCCAGATGCTTCCAACACTTTATATGTTGAAGGGCTTCCTTCTGACAGCACAAAGAGGGAGGTAGCTC ATATTTTCCGCCCTTTTGTTGGATATAAAGAAGTGAGACTTGTAAGCAAAGAATCCAAACAT CGTGGGGGAGATCCTCTTATACTGTGTTTTGTGGATTTTGCAAATGCAGCCTGTGCAGCAACTGCTATGAGTGCCTTGCAAG GTTATAAAATGGATGATGATGATCCTGAATCTAATTACTTGCGGCTGCAGTTTTCACGATTTCCAGGTCCAAGGACTGGCTCTGGATCTCGCGGTAAGAGATGA